The Nocardia vinacea genome contains the following window.
GGTCTCGATCACCATCCCACACCGGTGCCGCCAAGAATCATGCAACCACGTTAGAGGTAGCGGACAGAATCAGGGCGGAGTAGCTTCGCCGAGGCCCCTGACAACTGGGGATCGTCGCCGACCGCAGATGGCGCGATCCTCGTGCCCGAGGGCCGGCATAGTGAATTCCTCGAGCGCGAAGAATCCCACCTTCCACGCGGGCCGCGCCAAGGGGGTTAGGAACGTTGCGCCACGGGTGAATTCGACCAGCATGTTGCCAATGGCTGCGTAGCCGAGTCCGGAGTGCAGCCAGGTGCCGGTACCACTGCTGCCATTCCGCGTAGGGTCTGCGGGATGATCGCGGGATCCAGTCCGATTGTCTGTCTTGGTCGATGCCAGTGGCGTCGGAGGCGAGGCGCGCGGCCGGGAGTGTGTGCGAATCTCTGGTTATGCGAGTCCTCCCCTGGACCAGAGGGTTTCGCGAAATCTGAGGTGGACCTCGGTCGGACAAGGCAGGGCGTGCGATGTCCTTTTCCGGATGATGGCCTCCGACATTGCGTTACGGCTAAGGAATCCATGGCGGATGTAACTGTTTCGCCAGAAAACAAGAACGCCAGCAATTTTTGGGTACAAATCGTGCAAGCCGGGCCGGACCCGGAGGCACGAAGAATTAAGAAGTACTATCATGCGCAGAGCAACGGCGCTCTTCGCCGCTTTACTGTTGGCCATCTTCCTTTCCATCAACTACGCGGCAATCCCGAAGGCGCACGCCGATTACTGTACTGGCGATTGGGCCATCGGTATCGGCGGTCTCGGGGACAACACCTCGTCGGTGTTCATCCCATTTGTGGATCAGCCTGTCGGTTACAACTCCGCCGACCCGATGTCGGGGTTGAACGAACTCGACCGGCTGTTCTGGGTGCATCGCAGCCAATGCCCCAGCGACCACATCAGGTTGATCGGGCACAGCGAGGGCGCGGGTATCGTCCACGCCTGGGTCACCGCACACCAGGATGTCGGCAATGCCAATGCCATTCTCCTGTCGGATCCCAAGCGAGCCGCCGGGCCCGGTTGGGCCGGATTGTCATCGACACCCGGGAGCGGGATCATCGGTTATCCACTGGCCGGTGTCGATGATTGGTTCGGCGACTTCCCGGTGTTGACCGTGTGCAACCACGACGACCAGATCTGCGATACCTCAGCTGGTTGGTGGGGTTACCTCTTCGCGGGTGCACACTCTCGCTACGATTTCAACGTCTGGGACTACGGTGACTGGGATTCCGGTGTCTGGTACCGGTAGCCAGTGAATCTTGGGGATCAGTAGCCATGCGGCACTGGTCCCCATTGACTGAACCCGTGCCCCATCGAGGTACACACTGCCGCACCTTGAAAGGTGATTTGGCAGTTCGCTCCGGCATATGTGACCGAATACTGTGGATCGTGGTAGTTCACACGCGTGAGGCGCGGCAATGATGGATTCCCGCCCGGCAGCGTGTGACTGCCGTTGGCGTTCCATTGGGGATGCGCGGGCCACGTAGCCGAATCAATGATGATGGCAGACACATTCGGCAACGACACCTGCATTCCGGCATACAGCACATCCATCGACGAAGCCGGGACCGCGAGGTCGCATCCCACCACGCCATTCGCACTGAT
Protein-coding sequences here:
- a CDS encoding cutinase family protein, with translation MRRATALFAALLLAIFLSINYAAIPKAHADYCTGDWAIGIGGLGDNTSSVFIPFVDQPVGYNSADPMSGLNELDRLFWVHRSQCPSDHIRLIGHSEGAGIVHAWVTAHQDVGNANAILLSDPKRAAGPGWAGLSSTPGSGIIGYPLAGVDDWFGDFPVLTVCNHDDQICDTSAGWWGYLFAGAHSRYDFNVWDYGDWDSGVWYR